The genomic DNA CGGGACCGGCAGGAGGGTGGTGATACAGCGGATGGCCGTGGTCTTCCCGGCGCCGTTGGGGCCGAGCAGTCCGAAGACCTCGCCCTCCCCCACGGACAGGTCGAGCCCGTCCACCGCGGTGGTCTCGCCGAAGGAATAGGCGAGCCGGGTGCAGCTCACGGCTGCGGGCCGCTCGGTGGCGGTGTCCTGCGTCATGAGTCCTCGGCCTCCTCGTGCAGATTGACGGCCAGTCGGTGCAGGGCCGGGATCGCCGCGCGCAGCGCGTCCCGGTCCGCCGGGTCGAGACGGTCGACCTGCGCGCGGACCAGAGCAGCGCGCCGCGCGTGCCAGTCGCCGAGCCGGGTCTTGGCCGTCTCGGTGAGCTGGAGGCGGGCGGCGCGCCGGTCGGCGGGGTCCGTCTCGCGGATCAGGAAGCCGTCCCGGGCGAGCTGGTTGACCAGGGTCGACACCGAGTTGCTCGCGAGGAACAGCTCCTTGGCCGCTTCCGAGATGCCGATTCCCGGCCGGACCTCGACCAGGCGCAGCAGCTCCACCTCGGCGCCGCGCAGGCGCGGCAGGGTCATCTCGCTGCGCAGTCGCCTGCGGATCAGCCGCTGGACACCGACGAGCGCGTCGGCCAGCTCTTCCGGGAACTTCTCCGTCTCCACCCCTGGAGATTACCTCTTTAGCAGAGGTAACTAACCCAAAAGGATGGTCAAGACACCTGCTCGGCAGGCCGTCGGACCGGTTCCGGTTGGACACTGGTGGAGACCGGTGGCCGCCGGTCCACGAGATCGGAAACGCGACTGCCATGAACCACGACAGGAAACCGTTCCCCGGAGAACCCGACTCCGTCTCCACCCGTACGGTGTTCGGCGCCCCCTGCTGGGTGAGTCTCACGAGCCGCGATGCGGAGACCACCGAGGCGTTCTACGAGGCCGTGTTCGGCTGGAAGTGGCGTTCCGCCAGCCTGGGTGACCGCTTCCGGATCGCCACGGCGAACGACGTTCCGGTGGCCGGTCTGGCCGCGGTGGCGTCCATGTGGCAGGTCGCGGTGGCCTGGACGCCGTACTTCGCGGTGCCCGACGCGGATGTGGCCGCGTCCCGGGTACGGGAGCGCGGCGCGACGGTCGCCGTGGGCCCGCTCTCCTTCCCGCCCGGCCGCGCGGCCCTGCTCGGCGACCGCGACGGCGCGACCTTCGGCATCTGGGAGGGCGACCTCATGGGCGGCTGGGAGACCTGGCGCCGCTCGGCACCGGCCTTCGTCCGCCTGCACACCCGGGACGCCTTCGACGCGGCGATCTTCTACGGCGAGGTCCTCGACTGGGCGTCGGCGGACCCGGCGAGCTGCGAGGTCCGGTACGAGGGCGGCGAGGTCGTCCTGCGCAGCGGCGGCAATGTCGTGGCGCGGATCGAGTCGGGCGCGCTGGAGGCGGCCCCGGACCCGGCCGTCCGCCCGCACTGGCAGGTCCACTTCGCGGTCTCGGACATCCGGTCCTGCGCCCGGGTCGTGGCCTCGCACGGCGGGAGCGTCCTGCGGGAGAACGCCCACGAGGCCGTGCTGCGCGACCCGGACGGCGCCCGGTTCACGGTGACCTCGCGCGACGCCCCCTGACGCTCAGCGCCGGGCGGGCCGTGACAGCAGCACCAGGCTGCGGGCCTCGACCGGCATCTCCGTGCCGGCTTTGTGCTCCGTCTCGTCCGGGGTGCCCTGCGGCTCGGCGGTGTCGATCAGGGTCGTCCAGCGCTCGCCGTAGGTGACGTCGGGAAGGCGGAAGTCGACGGGCTCCCAGTAGCTGTTCAGCAGGAGCAGGAAGGAGTCGTCGACGACGGGCCCGCCGTGCGGATCGCGTTCGGCGATGGCGTCGCCGTTGAGGAACACGCCCACCGAGTGCGCGTCGGAGCGCTGCCAGTCCCGGTCGGTCATCTCGCGGGCGTCGGGCAGCAGCCACACCAGGTCGGGCAGCGGCTGTCCGGCGTGCACGGCGGTCTCGCCGCGGAAGAAGCGACGCCGGCGCAGCACGGGATGCGCGGCACGCAGCCCGATGACATACCGCGTGAAGGCGGCGAGTTCTCGCTGCTCGTCGGTCAACTCCCAGTCGATCCAGGAGACTTCGTTGTCCTGGCAGTAGGCGTTGTTGTTGCCGCGTTGGCTGCGTCCGAGTTCGTCGCCGTGGCCGAGCATCGGGATGCCCTGCGAAAG from Streptomyces sp. NBC_01478 includes the following:
- a CDS encoding MarR family winged helix-turn-helix transcriptional regulator, with amino-acid sequence METEKFPEELADALVGVQRLIRRRLRSEMTLPRLRGAEVELLRLVEVRPGIGISEAAKELFLASNSVSTLVNQLARDGFLIRETDPADRRAARLQLTETAKTRLGDWHARRAALVRAQVDRLDPADRDALRAAIPALHRLAVNLHEEAEDS
- a CDS encoding VOC family protein, producing MNHDRKPFPGEPDSVSTRTVFGAPCWVSLTSRDAETTEAFYEAVFGWKWRSASLGDRFRIATANDVPVAGLAAVASMWQVAVAWTPYFAVPDADVAASRVRERGATVAVGPLSFPPGRAALLGDRDGATFGIWEGDLMGGWETWRRSAPAFVRLHTRDAFDAAIFYGEVLDWASADPASCEVRYEGGEVVLRSGGNVVARIESGALEAAPDPAVRPHWQVHFAVSDIRSCARVVASHGGSVLRENAHEAVLRDPDGARFTVTSRDAP